A region from the Salvia splendens isolate huo1 chromosome 15, SspV2, whole genome shotgun sequence genome encodes:
- the LOC121766956 gene encoding zinc finger MYM-type protein 1-like: protein MKSHDSSSSSAPNDNTSPSNASASLAPPNVTVTPVNVSVSPTPSNVTVTPSNASVSPTRSVPLEEKELICDVEKLNHDPAKRDSIMKYPPNERDAVRRTYILKKPCQPRSHNFPRKKIGGRRFMHYWFDTWDWLEYSITEDAAFCFVCYFFKNEVGLTAGGDAFVNKGFKSWNKPDRFTKYIGGVKSAHNLAYEKYVNLRDGKKKSILVSLDNATEVTIKEYDICLKASISCLCYLLRQGLGFLRHRENSESLNRGNFLELLKWLRTHNEVVSKVTLENAPRNCQLISPTIQKDIINCCAKETTKRIVEELGVDYFAILADESSDVSQKEQLSLCLRYVQRKTGQVVERFIGLSHVGDTTALSLRSAIISLLIEHSLSPSKIRGQGYDGASNMKGGIHGLKTLIMEDTPSAYYVHCFAHQLQLTLVAIAKKNGECAWLFDTIANLLDVVGVSCKR from the coding sequence ATGAAATCTCATGATAGTTCAAGTTCTTCGGCTCCAAATGATAATACGTCTCCTTCAAATGCTAGTGCGTCTCTGGCTCCTCCCAATGTTACCGTGACTCCTGTAAATGTTAGTGTGTCTCCGACTCCTTCAAATGTTACCGTGACTCCTTCAAATGCTAGTGTATCTCCGACTCGAAGTGTCCCGTTAGAGGAAAAAGAATTGATTTGCGATGTTGAAAAACTTAATCATGATCCTGCAAAAAGAGATAGTATAATGAAATATCCTCCAAATGAGCGAGATGCAGTTAGGAGAACATATATTCTTAAAAAGCCTTGTCAACCAAGATCTCACAACTttcctagaaaaaaaattggagGACGTCGATTTATGCATTATTGGTTCGATACATGGGATTGGCTTGAATATAGCATAACAGAAGATGctgcattttgttttgtttgctaCTTCTTTAAGAATGAAGTTGGACTTACTGCGGGGGGAGATGCATTTGTGAACAAAGGATTTAAGTCGTGGAATAAGCCGGACAGATTTACGAAGTATATTGGTGGAGTAAAAAGTGCTCACAATCTTGCTTATGAGAAATATGTGAACTTAAGAGATGGCAAAAAAAAGTCTATTCTTGTTTCTCTTGATAATGCCACTGAGGTGACCATAAAAGAATATGACATTTGCTTGAAGGCTTCAATTTCATGTTTGTGTTATCTACTGCGGCAAGGTTTGGGCTTTCTTAGACATAGAGAAAATAGTGAATCCCTTAACAGAGGAAATTTTCTTGAACTTTTGAAATGGTTAAGGACACATAATGAAGTTGTTTCAAAAGTGACTTTGGAAAATGCTCCTAGAAATTGTCAATTGATATCTCCAACTATTCAAAAGGATATTATCAATTGTTGTGCTAAAGAAACAACTAAGCGAATTGTGGAAGAACTTGGTGTTGACTATTTTGCTATATTAGCTGACGAATCAAGTGATGTGTCCCAAAAGGAACAATTATCTCTTTGCCTACGCTATGTTCAAAGAAAAACGGGACAGGTAGTGGAAAGATTCATTGGTCTTTCTCATGTTGGTGATACCACAGCTTTATCTCTTAGAAGTGCAATCATATCATTGCTTATTGAACATTCATTGAGTCCATCTAAGATTCGAGGACAAGGATATGATGGGGCTAGTAACATGAAGGGTGGAATACATGGATTGAAGACTTTGATTATGGAAGATACTCCAAGTGCTTACTACGTCCACTGCTTCGCCCACCAACTTCAACTGACTCTTGTAGCCATTGCAAAAAAGAACGGTGAATGTGCTTGGCTTTTTGATACGATTGCAAATTTATTAGATGTTGTAGGAGTTTCTTGCAAGAGATGA